A genomic stretch from Numida meleagris isolate 19003 breed g44 Domestic line chromosome 2, NumMel1.0, whole genome shotgun sequence includes:
- the BHLHE22 gene encoding class E basic helix-loop-helix protein 22, producing the protein MERALGLPAEEDLFHKSLAASAKRMESAFRSPPGLDLSHPRDRQPSPLACYEAPEPEALLQPGVGGDPLALPPGSVCVKYGESASRSSVAESSGGEQSPDDDSDGRCELLLRGAGGDPRDASPAAGGGGGGGPGGGGGGGLKAAEGGCSNGHGHGGSKKSKEQKALRLNINARERRRMHDLNDALDELRAVIPYAHSPSVRKLSKIATLLLAKNYILMQAQALEEMRRLVAYLNQGQAISAASLPSSAAAAAAAAAALHPALGAYEQAAGYPFSAGLPPATSCPEKCAIFNSVSSSLCKQCTEKP; encoded by the coding sequence ATGGAGCGGGCGCTGGGGCTGCCCGCGGAAGAGGACCTCTTCCACAAGAGCCTCGCCGCCTCGGCCAAGCGCATGGAGTCCGCCTTCCGCTCGCCCCCGGGGCTCGACCTCTCCCACCCGCGCGACCGCCAGCCCTCGCCGCTCGCCTGCTACGAAGCGCCGGAGCCcgaggcactgctgcagcccgGCGTCGGCGGGGACCCGCTGGCGCTGCCGCCGGGCTCCGTCTGCGTCAAGTACGGCGAGAGCGCCAGCCGCAGCTCGGTGGCCGAGAGCAGCGGCGGCGAGCAGAGCCCCGACGACGACAGCGACGGCCGCTGCGAGCTGCTGCTGCGCGGCGCCGGGGGGGACCCGCGCGACGCTTCgccggcggcgggcggcggcggcggcggcggcccgggaggaggggggggcggggggctgAAGGCGGCCGAGGGAGGCTGCTCCAACGGGCACGGGCACGGCGGCAGCAAGAAGTCCAAGGAGCAGAAGGCGCTGCGCCTCAACATCAACGCGCGGGAGCGGCGGCGGATGCACGACCTGAACGACGCGCTGGACGAGCTGCGGGCCGTCATCCCCTACGCGCACAGCCCCTCGGTGCGGAAGCTCTCCAAGATCGccacgctgctgctggccaAGAACTACATCCTCATGCAGGCGCAGGCCCTGGAGGAGATGCGGCGCCTCGTGGCTTATCTCAACCAGGGCCAGGCCATCTCGGCCgcctccctgcccagctccgccgcggcggcggcggcggcggcggccgcgctGCACCCCGCCCTCGGCGCCTACGAGCAGGCGGCGGGGTACCCGTTCAGCGCCGGGCTGCCTCCCGCCACCTCCTGCCCGGAGAAATGTGCCATCTTCAACAGCGTCTCCTCCAGTCTCTGCAAACAGTGCACGGAGAAGCCTTAA